A segment of the Stigmatella aurantiaca genome:
CGGGCATCCCGAACCTCACCCTCCTGGAGGAGCCCCAGGCGGCGCTCTACGCGTGGCTGGAGGGCCAGGGCGAGTCCTTCCGCAAGAAGGTGAAGCCCGGCGAGGTCATCCTCGTGGTGGACGTGGGCGGCGGCACCTCGGACTTCTCGGTCATCACCGTGCGCGAGCAGCAGGGCGAGGTGGAGCTGGTGCGCGTGGCCGTGGGGGACCACATCCTCCTGGGCGGCGACAACATGGACCTGGCGCTCGCCCACACGCTCTCCCAGAAGCTGGCCGCCGAGGGCAAGAAGCTGGACCCGTGGCAGTTCAACGCCCTCACCTATGGGTGCCGCCAGGCCAAGGAGGTGCTCTACGCGGATGCCTCGCTCGGCCGCGCCCCCATCGCCATTCCGGGCCGGGGCTCGTCGCTCATCGGCGGCACGCTGCGCACGGAGCTGGCCCGCGAGGAGCTGGACCGGCTGCTCACCGATGGCTTCTTCCCCCCCTCCCCCGTGACGGAGCTGCCCCGCACGGCGCGCCGCACGGGCCTCGCGCAGATGGCGCTGCCCTACGCCCAGGACGCGGGCGTCACCCGCCACCTGGCCGCCTTCCTCACCCGTCAGGCCCAGGCCCTGGCCCACTCCCCGGATGCTCCCGTGGACGTGGGCGGCAAGTCCTTCCTCCACCCCACCGCCGTGCTCTTCAACGGCGGCGTCTTCAAGGCGGGCCCCCTCAAGGCCCGGGTCATGGAGGTCCTCAACAGCTGGCTCGCCGCGGACGGCGGTGCCCCCGCCCAGGAGCTGCAGGGCGCGGACCTGGACCTCTCGGTGGCCCGCGGCGCCGCCTATTATGGATGGGTCCGCCAGGGCCATGGCCTGCGCATCCGCGGCGGCACCGCCCGGGCCTACTACGTGGGCGTGGAGACCGCGATGCCCGCGGTGCCCGGCATGGAGCCCCCGGTGAAGGCGCTGTGCGTGGCCCCCTTCGGCATGGAGGAGGGCACGCAGGCGGATGTGCCGCCCCAGGAGTTCGGCCTCGTCACCGGCGAGCCCACGCGCTTCCGGTTCTTCGCCTCGTCCGTGCGGCGCG
Coding sequences within it:
- a CDS encoding Hsp70 family protein → MARYAIGIDLGTTHCAVSYFNLEDGKPRGSAQSMLPIPQLTAPGTVEPRPLLPSFLYLPSEQEFPAGSLGLPWNADATTLVGEFARSHGAKVPTRLVSSAKSWLSHPGVDRRSPLLPWQAPPEVRRVSPLEASARYLRHLREAWDATFARTREEAASAFAAQDVIITVPASFDAAARELTLEAAQAAGIPNLTLLEEPQAALYAWLEGQGESFRKKVKPGEVILVVDVGGGTSDFSVITVREQQGEVELVRVAVGDHILLGGDNMDLALAHTLSQKLAAEGKKLDPWQFNALTYGCRQAKEVLYADASLGRAPIAIPGRGSSLIGGTLRTELAREELDRLLTDGFFPPSPVTELPRTARRTGLAQMALPYAQDAGVTRHLAAFLTRQAQALAHSPDAPVDVGGKSFLHPTAVLFNGGVFKAGPLKARVMEVLNSWLAADGGAPAQELQGADLDLSVARGAAYYGWVRQGHGLRIRGGTARAYYVGVETAMPAVPGMEPPVKALCVAPFGMEEGTQADVPPQEFGLVTGEPTRFRFFASSVRRDDRVGAMLDDVSGREDLEELAPIETTLPGQPQPYGDLTPVNLQAAVTEVGTLELRCVQKDGPERWKLELNVRMKE